ttaataacgcgtgattcatATTTAAAGAGTTCCGTCACTTTAttcatcacttttacttttttctaaaaacctttcaaagagaaaagaagttacgttgtctcCGTTCTTCGCGTTATTATCAAAtccaaaggctaaggttgtcggatcgttgtgttctttacgccgttgaattcgtcgcgtcaagggtaagattcttgtatagtttttatattgttttgttgattttgtttaaaaccctaattgggtagaattgggggttttgggagtgttATGTTGATTATATggtaattgtatgaatatgtgattataggaggaggtttcgtagaggagcattactgattagctgcttgtgacggtctcgtggttgcttattccaggtagggtttccctactcggttatttaTTACATGacgttgttgatggttgtttattgttgttggttcatatcgtattggaattggtaattggtgattgttgttgtataatgtagttggttgtgattgcttGTCTGTGGTACTCGAGGTGCGgcatcggctgagtggagtcacttgcaggagtggcgtCACGCCCTGATtctccctctgtggaacccgccacagaggggatgtgcacattaaggaaaatggtttatcgctcggatgagatgagcgggtcttaggtgggaacggctgcggtcccccactgacggtgtggaatacttgttgagatgggtattctggcaggactacacactttagtgaaAGTGTGTAGTCaagtgtgtggagttgtgacggagtttgggtaatgtgtgtgttgtatcttatatattgtgtatcttgttttgtgtaatcagtaactgaccccgtttaaatgttttaaaactgtggtgatccattcgggggtggtgagcagttttCTAGCAGGTATGctatggatgcgcgcgggattagctagggatggagttgccacgagtctgatagtagtcttccgctgtgttatcatAATACTTTGTTACTttagttttagtttggttttagaaaggttgtactttactttacagttggtgttgttatgtaatcacttaaacttatctattaaaatacgttcttttatggtctatttgatatatacattgcctcaggtaaccgagatggtagcacttccatgcattaagtggtcttagtaaggcaccttggtgtatgagggtgttacaagaAGGGCAAGTCATATGAGGAGAAAGGAAACGAGGTGGTTGAGGACACAAGGACATTAgagagaaagtgaagagggaaagAGGAGGGACAATGGAGAGGGAGAGGAAGCAAGGAACGAGAAGGAGTAAGGAAGGTCAGTAGTAGGAGGACAAAAAAGAGGAGGATGAGGAGTAATAATAGGAAGATGGGAAACATGAGTAGAAATAAAATGTTGTCAGTGTTAGTTAATAGCTTGTTGCTCTGTAATATGGTTGCCAGTTTGTGTGTAATTCCAATAAAAAAGGCTAGGCGTCGCTGCACTATACCAAGGGAATGTCTAAATGTATTTATGGAATGGAGTTGTTTCTAATTATGTTACCCGTATGGTCGTATAAGAAGACCATCCTTATCTATGGAGTAGTTTTACCTTAATAATTATTGTATGTATTGCATCGCTCATAGTTCCGTTTTGTAGTAAAGCCGGCTATGTATTCTCTAAGGAGCGAGTTCTAGAATTATGTGTAGTTGGAGGTCAATTGTGTATGTTCACGGTGCTTCCCGGGTTAAGATATAATGCTAATGTTTTATGATTTATCTAAGACAACTTTATTTGGGTGGTGTGTGTTGATAAACCTACGTTTTGAATGAAAAGGCTTAGAAGTTTCTAAAAAGATCATGTTTAAGAATATATATGTATAGTTGAACAGAGTTTGGTATATGTGTGTACGTTATTTCGATCACAAGTTACAACATAATACTAATGTCTTATGTATTCCACGTAATTGTGTTCTATAACAATTATCCATCTAAGCAAAAGGTGGTGTTATATCCGCATATTCATGCTCTCAGCCACTCAGCAAAGTATAAAAACGAATGATTGTAATTTTGTTTgcaatcgatttaatcataaaaAAATATAACAAGAGTTTCATTGTGATCGACACTCAACATGTACAGACAACCGAAGCAACTAAAGATACAATAACATGCACAGAAAACGTAAACGATCAAAATATTTTGGAATACGTTGCGCGTAGCGCACGGTGCAACCAACTAATTATAAAAAAGTGGAATAATTATGTTATCTTTTGCGGATTTGGGCAGTGACTGGCGTCTCCCTAACCATTACCTTCATCctccaaaaagaaaaagaaacccaCCGAAATGAGGTGAGAATtgctacacaaaacccccaaaatcaTAAAGAAGATCGAAAGAACCCTAAGAAATGTCTTTAATTTGCAGCATAAATACAACTAATAGCGCTTCAAATTTGTGTGGAAAACTCATTTCATCATCATCACCTTCAACCTTATCTCTACCATCTTTTATTAATTTCCTTCAACCTTATCAACACCAGCAACAGCAACGCTCAATCTGCGCGGTTAAAACTGGGAGCCAAGAATCGCACGGACCGGATTTGCTGAGGAAACCCATCATTTCTCCGCTATCAACGGCTAAGAATAGTGTTGGAGAAGAAGATGTTGAAGAAGAAGATGGTAGGTCTGGAGAAGATAGATGGCTTGATTGGGAAGATCAGATTCTTGAGGATACTGTTCCTCTTGTTGGCTTTGTAAGGATGATTCTTCATTCTGGCAAGTAAGCAATTTAATTACGGACGGACTACTTGATTCTCATTTTTTAGAATTAACTTATCCACAGTTGAGGCAATGTCTTTCGGGTACTGAAGAGCAACTTAATGCGAAAATAATTTCGCTTTTTTTGAGTCGGGACTTGACCACTTGCTTAAGAGATGAGGGTTGTTTTGGTTGAGAATGTGGGTGAGCTTTTAGCTCATTATTAGAAGAACATTGTGACATACCTGATTACCACTAGGTGCTGTTGGTGGTGCTCATTAATGAATGTGCATTGCTTTGATCGTGTAATATAACTACTTTACAAGTATGTATACTACGGACGTACGGAGTAGTTTTTATAGCGTGCTATTCTTGACGTAGTTTCATCATGGGCCATCTGGGAACAAGCTCTATGAAGAGAAAAGAAAGGTGCTTAAATCGGACCCATTTACCCTGCCATTTAGGAGTGCCCTTGAGGCTTGAGGCACGGGGTAGTGTCGTCATTGTATCACATTATTCACGTGTTATAAAGAATGTGCAAATACACTAGCAAAAATTAGGAAATATATTCACACCTTGTCTTAATTGTTAAGTAAAAACATGCTGTGGACTAAGTAAGGTGGCTATGGCTTTGTAGTGAAATGAAATTCACCTATTTGCAGGAATTTCTACTGTATTGTGGAATATAAGGATAGTTACGTGCTGTTATACGGCTTGAACGTGTTTGCCACTCTTGTCGGTGACCATTTACTTTAATATATTTGTAGTGGAACAAGTTTGTatcttttattcttatgtagtactccctccatccctTTCTATTGTCCGCTTTTCCCTCTTGGTGTATCCCAAATTAATTGCCCCCTTTTCCCTTCTGGTGTATCCCAAATAAATTGTCACATTTCTAAGTTTAGTAAAAAAAGAGCAAACATATCATCTGTAATGTGTTTGGAGACAATgtccctccaaatctttcctatGGTGGAGAAATTTTGATaaggcttggaggagggaaaatggatctcTCCATTTCCCTCCTACCCCATTTGTTTGTTATCCAAACAAGAGATTTTATATCCCTCCGCCCCCCTTAACCAAACGAGCCCTACCTAAGAGTAGCTTGCAGCATTGTTACATGTTAAAAAATATACAAGTATCTGTATGGTGAACTAAAGTGAACAAGTGGCGCATATGTCTGATTATCGGTGTTGTTTCTGTGAAATTAGATACCAAAGTGGTGACAGATTGAGTCCGGAGCATGAGACAACCATACTGGAGAGATTGCTTCCATATCATCCGGAGTGTGTGAAGAAAATTGGTTGTGGAATAGACTACATCACTGTAATCCTCGCTCTTTCTGTGTCGCCTATTCTACTTTCATGCTTTTCTTCCTTTTGCTACTCCTGTTAGTGGATTATCTTCCCCATTATGCTGATTTCTCCACGTCTGAGTTCATCTTGTATGATGGCTGCTTTACAAGGGCTAAATATTTCTTCTCTTTTTGGTATTTCAACTTATAATTAGGTGTGAATTGTGCTTGGGAAGTTTATATCTAACCCAGCATACTTTCATGCCAATAAAATCACTTCCATGACAGTCATCAAATGTCTCAAATTGATCATCACTGCTATGTCTAATAATATTCAACATTTTCCAAGTGGTCTTCCTACCTCCCCCAAAGAAGTAAGATTCTGTTAAATTTTATATATTGCAGCATTTAGAAGTTCCGGATATCTAATTACGGTCACTTGGAAAGTCATGTCATGTAGAAGTGGTCTCTTATATGATTTGGCCATGTGCCATTGATGCCCTACGATTATATGAAATAGTTGCTGATCTTTTTTCCAGATTTTTGCCCCATTGTTCAGTTCATTTAGTGCTCACCCAAGTTGCTGATCTTTTTCTTGGGTGTAAATATGCGTTTTGACAGTAAATACCAGTACAAGCGACAGAAGAACTCCCCAGATTAAAGCAAGGGGATAATTTACAATAACACAACAATAAGTATTCGTGGTTGATGGAAAAATGATACCAATAACAAAAAGTAGATACCAATAACAATAAGTATTTGTGGTGGGGGGGAAAGATATCCTATATGGACTGCCTAAGATGTATTTTTT
This sequence is a window from Silene latifolia isolate original U9 population chromosome 8, ASM4854445v1, whole genome shotgun sequence. Protein-coding genes within it:
- the LOC141596898 gene encoding protein DCL, chloroplastic, which translates into the protein MSLICSINTTNSASNLCGKLISSSSPSTLSLPSFINFLQPYQHQQQQRSICAVKTGSQESHGPDLLRKPIISPLSTAKNSVGEEDVEEEDGRSGEDRWLDWEDQILEDTVPLVGFVRMILHSGKYQSGDRLSPEHETTILERLLPYHPECVKKIGCGIDYITIGYHPQFEESRCLFIVRKDGELEDFSYWKCIKGLIRKTYPQYADSFILKHFRRRRRYE